The following DNA comes from Papaver somniferum cultivar HN1 unplaced genomic scaffold, ASM357369v1 unplaced-scaffold_99, whole genome shotgun sequence.
gcttagcaatctgtatggactaactccaatatactttgctagagaatcaattagacagtcagaatcaatctagactaaagtatatcgaggagttaatatctctttctcttgttttgatttgctcgagctaatagaaatcagcgagtctttaatcaaacacaaggaataaattggatagtaccaaacaccaatatccaaggatcaatcaatgacaatcaataatcaaaggttggattactctaattgatgatctaacgcacaacctgtattatttcaattataaagataaaacaatataatgcggaaattgaaataacacagacaccagaaattttgttaacgaggaaaccgcaaatgcagaaaaacctcgggacctagtcaagattgaacacacattgttttaagccgctacagacactagcctactccaagctaacttcggactggactgtagttgaaccccaatcaatctcccactgatccaaggtacagttatgctctcatgcctctaatcccagcaggatactgcgcacttgattcccttagctgatctcacccacaactaagggttgctacgatccaaaatcgcaggctttgacaataaaaaaatatgttgcacacagacaagtctatcaaagaatcaatctgtctcccacagataaaccctaaaggttttgttccgtattttaataataatcaaggtgaacaggaactaattgatgatccggtcttatattcccgaagaacagcctagattaatcaatcacctcacaacaatcttaatcgtatggtagcgaaacaagaagttgcggaatcacaaacgatgagacgaagacgtttgtgattactttttatatcttgcttaaaggagatatcaatctcaatccattagaaaatgaataggatagtcgttcatatacttggcaacaagccattcttccggtttctcttgctcaacaaagttcgcgaactttggttcaaggaataggacttatacataaatgtgtttccacaacaatgtttatgtccaccattggttatgtaatctaaactttcatttcaatcattgaaacattcttagaggatgttatatagttgttacaccatttctcgtcaaaacaattttcaaagtgattgaaacatatcatgactttcgtcactaggtaaagataaacttgatcgaagcgaaaagcttaccaacacatattttgagatatagataggcgaggtatactcggctcgaaataccaaatgtgtataatccaagtctatatatatagcatacgacttcttgtctcaaagagtaggagatagagtagatagacttttgagtgacagataagttgaagtcttcacatacctttttgtcgagaagttccaccggttccttgagtagttcttctgcttgtacgatgaatctccatgaggtccttgatctcaactacactttctatcctagtccgagacttatctataatagactagaaatcaaaacttatagttttgatcactaactttgacaaacatgctttagatagcaacgcatgcgagtttgaccaagcaatgctctaacagattgaaCTAAAATATCCAGATAATAGCAGTAAAACTGCTTAAATAGAAATTACACACAAGCTTACCAGTAGATATTGCACACAAGCCTTCACATTTGACATACAACCAGCATCAGTACGAATCTCTTCAAACAAATGATCGTGTATTAAATCATGCCACGACACCTTGAGCACCGTCTCATAAGTTTCAACGATAACAAGATATTTCACATTCATTCCATTAGCATTTACGTCGCCAAAAAATAATACACAGCAAAGATAAAAACCTATCAAACAAACTAGATTCTTCTCAtcaacttttcttcttctctctgtagCATTTATGTCGTTcataagttgttttatcttctctataATGTTCTTCTTAGTCACTTTCGTCTGATGTGTTGTAGTTTTTATATCAGTGAAGAACTTGTTGTATAAAACATTGTCAATCAAATCACGATGAGAAAAGTACTTTCACAACTTTTGACCCTTTCTACTTCCAATCATTTGCACGCAAAATATACCAGCTAACTATTCCGGTGTAGACTCTATAAACTTATCATCAGCAAACTTGAATGAACACGGTGTTTTACAATCTATATCAAAGCAATTCAAAAGCTTCACGGCGCCGTGTTTATTGGTACTGATTTGTCTTGGTGTACTTGGTACAGCTTCATTATATTCATTGTAATACATCAGTACGAGTTTACCGTAAGCAGCTCTCCTTAGATAGTTTTGAGCCCTATCAGTCAATCCTATAGGTTTTATCACCTTTACCAAATCGTTAACTGCATTCAACGATTGCCTTAATATTCCTGTacacatcacacacaaaaatggcatgagtcagtatgttgtgtacttatAAAATACACTCCTTTTTAACTGCAAAATCAAAATCATGTTACAAACTACGTGTATTtgccaagtacacaaactgaatcattctattatgtgttgtgtaaccttaacttacacatgcatatgaaggtttacatacgtcattttttgatgtgtaactattaTTTAAATACAGTACAGTCATAGGTgatattttgcatgtgtaacttttagttacatAGGAAATTGGCAAATCAGTGGAGTCAATTGGCAAGTTAGTGGTGAGATTttcaatgtgtaacttatagtgaCACATGCACCTTTTTGTAAAGTTACACATTCACATGCATTACATATGATCAAAACATGAGATTCTAAATGTGTAAATTATAGTTACACATCCCCTTGGCAAGTCAGTTATgagattttgaatttgtaacttatagttaaataggctcatttgtatgtgtaactccaagttacacactcaatatacaaaccacaatGCAGTCAGTGGTTAGATTctgaatgtgtaacttaaagttacacaggcTATATCACAAAAGAATGTTTTCACTAACATTATATCATCATAAAACATACACCCCAATAGTAAATGGCATCTTAAAGGGAAAGAATCATAATACCTGTTAATGCAAGACCTTCTTCAGGGGGATTCCTTCTTCCTCTTGGCATTTGAATATAAATTAGTTGATTATCGCCTGAATCTGAATCTATAGTGCGATTTGTAAGAATATAAATCAGTTGATTTCAAATCATGAAACCTAAATCAGTCAAACTTAGttgcaaaaccctaaaaataatcacaaaatcaAGAGATTTTTGAAATCAAAACATCAATCATGATGAATCGAAACATGTGAAAGCAGAAATAGAAACCTAAAACCGGAGAGTAACATATCGATAACAGAAAAGAGAAAACTGACCTTTCTTCCTTCTTTCTTCTCAGCAAGCAGATCGATAAACTACTATATCTTCCTAGGTTTTTTGGTTCTTGTGTTTTTGGCTGGAAGAtttaaacaagaagaagaagaagaaaagattaaatGCCAATCAACAAAATGAGGAATGGTGTGAAAATTAGGAGAAAATGAAAATCAGAATTACAGAACCGAATGATTTCAACATATGCAAACCTCTCTTTCTccagcttcttcttctttctcgccttcttcttctttcttctttcttcttctgcttctgcttcttcttctttctagGGTTTTTGGATCTGAAAGTTTTcggttttgaattttttctctCTCCGCAACTCTTTCTCTCTTTCCAAAACAGTCGAATGTGGTGGTTGTGAGGAAAAAGGTAGGTCTGATCATATAAATACGGAAGGTTAATTTGGTCATTTTGACTTCtattaaaaattattttaattCGGGGCCTGGTTTTAAAACTCTTTTAAATAgaggcctcatattatgggttatccatgggttgggccttagcctaagttTCCCATTTGTGAAATAAGTGTCAATTCAAAACTAATGGGCGAACCATTTGTAACATGGGTGCATCCACTAAGTAcccaaaataaatatatatatatatatatatagaattgtATAGTTTCCTGAGCTTGGTCGGAAAAAAAAGGATCTCACCTACAGAATACAATTTTGGTGTTTCTGATGGAATAAAAATAACCTACAGAAAACAATTTTGGTGTTTCTGCtggaataaaaataaatcacaaaaagACTAGCTAAACCAAGTACATACTCTCTCCTTTTGGGAAAAAAGATATTATGATTATTTTAACTTTCTATTCTTAGGCTAAAACGAAAAGTGATGATATCTCTTTTCCGAAAACGTAGGTATATTTCAAAGACATACAGTAAACATAAAATACTTGATACACTTGAAGGCTCGGCGGTGAACATCAAAGACAGAGTAAACCTAGAAAAAAAGTTGATTCACTTTAAGGCTCGGATCACTGGGATTACAGCTTCTTCTGGACAGGCAAAAGACTTTCTACAAAGGTTGCAATGCATTCAATTCTGCAATATTCTGAGAAGCAGGAAATCCCATTGACTTCAAACTTCGTGAACGTCTTCTGTATGCgatcataaaaataaaatttggcaAGTTTTGCATTCCTATGGTAACCATATTGGCCAGGAGATGTATGGGTTTCTAAGATTATCTGGTCTGTTCCAGCAATGGAATGAAAACGAATAAACCACCAATCATCTGGCTTATTAGAAGGAAAAGGAAGTGTGATAGTCACTTGAGTCCAATCTTTTCCACTACTAATAGCAGATGTTCCATTCTCTTTAATATGATCATGAAATATGAACATTTTGGCAATTCGGCTATCTTGACATATGACGGCTAGACACCCGTCCACTTCTGAGAATATGGGGAATTCAAACTCATGCTCCTTACCATCAGGGTACTCTACTGTGAATTTGGGAGCTTGGATCACTCTAAACTTCTCACTTCCAATATCAAATGCCATTATCCACTTAGTATACTTCTCCACGTCCTCCCCAGAGAAAAACATCTCTTCCCTGTAACCAGAGTACTCTACCATAGGTTTGATGCCATCGTCCGAACGACAATGTATAAGCCAATATATGGAACCATTTGCATATTGAGTGATATTTCCGATGATATTGTATGGCAGTACCTCATCGACTATCCTCCATGTATTATCCCCTACTGTTAAGACCTCGCACACTGGAAAGTCTTGGAATTTACCTCTAACCCCACACAAAAAGAGCTTTATGTTTCTTGGTAGTAGGATCGAAACCAAAATAACATCTTGGTTCTTCCTCTACAATGCCATTATCTTTCTCTATATTCATGCACACTGTTGACTTAATCCGTGGTGTTGATTCCATTGTGCTGACATTGTATATTCGAACAGCGCGGTTGTCAACGAAACAGAACAAACCTGCAATGTGTCCCAAAATTTCACGATACGATAACTTTGTTTTCCTTACGGCGTGAAGATTCGCCGCTCTGCCAGTGATGTGCAAAACAGCTAAAATGAAAGACTCGTAATCACTTGCGCCCCCTGCAGCACTCTTTGGAAGGAGTACAAACAGACCTGGACGTGTTTCTGAATAGTTAAGGTGTGACTTGATAAAATGTGGATCTTGTTCGATAATCAATTTCCAACGTTTACAGACACACTTGAGACGCATAAGTGACTTCACAGAGAGTCTGCTCAGCATGTGATaaaccaccacatcatcaacaattaAGCTACTGGCAGGGTGATCTGGATTATTATCATCATCAACGATAATCCTCCTCTTCGATGTCGTATTAATCATATTCTTCTTATTCCTGCTCCTACTACTCccacttttgttgtttttcctcTCCTTAACTGCTACTTATCCTTGTTCTTGCTTTTTTTGCTTAATGTGCTCGTTCTACATTCTAGATATGCCACAGTTTTTAAGAGCCACCTCTACCATCAATGGAAAAATCAGACGCAGTAAAAAGGAAATACTCTTTACCAATAGAGAATTCACTGTATCTCTAACGTAATCCAAACAAGAAAGGTTGATGAAGAAACCCAATACTTGTTCAGGGCTGCAGAAACCCCTCCTGAATTTAACcaattagagcatccacagtgggcgagtataaccaaaaatttgggatgagatcgtaacacagtgggacggagtaaagatcaaatcccaaccaaagatcaaattccagaccaaatatggtcgcgaccaaatcccaaattgtaatatagtcgggcgtaaatttaaagtacgcttgttgctgggcgtaaatttaaagtacgcttgttaacgggcgtaaaccaaatttacgtatgttggtggggcggaatttaaatttacgtttgttgcgggcgtaacataaatttacgcctgatgagacggacagcagaattccgcgcgttgccaggcggacaccaaaattccgcctctctggggcggacaccaaaattccgcccctctcaaacggactttttttgatgaaagaattcttcttcttccttcttgaaTTAGCATTTGTCTGTTAATTAGAAGAAGAATATTGTATTGAGAATGAGTCCAGAAAAGATCAAATGGAGAAAAGGTTAAACGAAAAGATGGCTATAAAAAGGTGCACAGGACAGTGGGGGATGAGTGAGTGGTTGAGAGCATATTTATTAGAAGATGCCACCACGAGATTCATGAGGAAAAGTGGAGATGAGAGTAGGTTACTGACTGTCTGTTTTATATgtctttttttagggtttttaatttttgtgcCTGCTGTTGATGCTCTCTCTCTTTTGGCAATTTCTTCCAATTGGAGGATTCTTGATTCTATAATTTCTACTCTCTTTCTCTTACTCCTAAAAGTTCTCATGTACTTTTTCTTTCTGAGAATTTTCTTGCAACTGCTATCAATCCCCTCTATTACAAAAGGCCAAAAACCTAACACATATTCTCTCAGTGGGAGAAGGTTGCACTTGCTCCTCCTCACTCTCAACCCCaatatctttttctttcttttgtgtgATCATTGTGCCTAAATGGTATCCAGGATGACACATTCTCAATACAATATTCCTCTCTGGGGCGGAAATTTTGGAtacgcctgacaaattcatcacgcggacagcagatgtccgtccgtacaattcatcacgcggacaccagatgttcgcccgtctgatatcacacgtgctgtgtgaccgtgtttaactcgggcggaatttatttttacgtttcttcgagcggtcatttggaatccgtctgatcaacgggcggaatttaagattccgccccatacgaaacgtaatttatatttacgctcgataacatacgtgatttatatttacgcccgtttgaaacgtaatttataattccgcgcagaaatgaaacgtaactaatacttccgcccgtcttcatgcgtaaaattgttttacgcgcgaccaaatttggtcttctctccataacgtcacaatacagattaaactcatatttagtctttttttttgatctttgatctttgagtttagtcgtaccattgcagtcgctcttagGAAACCAACACAAACACCACcgactaaaaacaaaaatctgAAATTTCTTTCTTTGCAATAAAACAAACCGAAATTACGGGAAAACCTAAAATTCTGAACTTTCACTTGAGTTTTGCTCAAGGAATTGATTCCAGCAATAATAAGGAAACTCAATCAGGGTCGCGGAGAAAATATAGTAATAATATTTTAAATTATTCAAACTAATACCGCGGGATTAGTTTCTATTAGACAAACACATGGTACCATTGTTTTTTATCTTTCATTTCTAGGATTTTTTAACAtcgatatttcttcttcttttttcccttcCCAAATGTGTTGACGAAATTAAAATGTAGAATTATATACATCTTCAAATTTTAAGGCAACAGCCCAGTCCGTCATGGCTATatcaatttcaataagatgattagtgataaacctaacAAGCAGCGCATTACAGGCACGGATATGTAATACAGGATTTCAATGCCGGAATCCAAGTAAACCTTGCATCCTCAGCTGAGACTTCGTTGATGATCTCTGAAGAATGCATTTGGATTGATCCATATCTACTACTCAACTGACACAGTTTCAAGTCATGCTACTTCGTGTCCGGTGTCTATCAATCATCATCTGTCTGCCCGACAAATCTTCTTCATAAACTACAACCTGCAATTCACAAAATTAGTAGAGAAACAAAACAATCAAGTTTCCTGTTGTAATCTTTAAGCAGACAAACAAAGAGCTTCATTTCGAAATATACATACAAAAAGATTGATACCTGAGACTCTGTTTGTGTTTCACTAAAACCGTCGTATGTGCGGTGTTCATTTACGCCTTGAACTGAAGAAGAATCGCACTGGTTGCCATCATCTTGTTTCTCTTTCCTGGAGAAAATTTAATCACACGCCAAGTTAAATTGAAATCTGCAAGAGCTACTTATAGAAACTAATACAAGTCTTGGATTGCCCACTTCAACAAAAGTTATACCAGCAAAAGCTTTTACTACTTTGAGGTAAACTGATAGGTGTACTTAAGGACCAGCATAACAAAAACTCACATTCTGTAGATAACATGGTGTCCGTAGAAAACATGATCATGCCACTGTTGGAGATAGTACAGATGGGATAGGCATCTCCGAACCTACTACCCCAAAGTCAGTCATTATTGTCGAACTAACTATTTGCATTCAATGCAGTTTCTTCCAATCAGTATCTGTTTACTTACTAAAGCTCAACTAGTTTTTCAACTACTTCTGCTTGTGTTCTATGTCTTACTACTTCCTTTACACGTTAATTTTTGCTTCATGTAATCTagaaaaagtatatcgaggaaaATGTATAGAAATTTAGCCTACCAACAGCACAAGCAGACTTATGGGTTTGTATAGCAGATATGCCGATATAACCATTAAAAGTGAACCGCAAACTACCTGCTTAGCCAGCTCGTAGAAATCTGTATTGCAGAGTGTGAAGTTGCAGGATTTTGAGTAATGATTGAATGATCAGGAGAGAAAATCTGAACAACGGGCAGTTAAGGATTTAATCACCATGATAGCATACACAAGAAATCAGACATATTAATTAATAAAGAACAACGGAAAAAACAGATAGAAGGATACACTTCGATCAGAAATAGTCCTCCCAGATAACGCCATGTCTTGTATCTTAAGATTCAGAAATATTAGTAAAATCAGTGCAGATTTAAGATGAACTGCATCAATAAAGATAAAATGTCTGTTCACTACCTTACTGGACTCTTCTAAGAGGTCCTCAATAGCTGCAGCTACATCTGGTACATCATGAGAACCATCATCCCGAATATTTCCCCCTTCGCTGGTTTTTATGGATTTCATCGTGCAGGATGAGACATTCGCACAAACATCCAGAGGGAGTAAATCTATTTTGTCATTATTGGCTGAAACCTTTGCCCTTTTTTTATTGGTAGCACTTGGATATTCTGCCTCCACACTCAAGTTAGTACTTTTCTTTCCAAAAGTGCGTGATGAATTCATTGCAAACTGTGATTGACCTTGTGACTGAGATGGAACATCTTCTCCTGATATCATTCTAGCAGCTTGCGTAGTGTATTGACTCATTGTGGCCAGTCCTGCTTCACGATCTTGAGCAGTCATTTCTTTGGGCCGAAATGGATGCGCTGAGACAACAGCATTCTGCGACAATATCATGCGTGCAATGTAAATTTTTAGTGGTTACTTATTCTGGGGGAAGTATATATAAATAAGTGTTCTATTTAACTATACACAGGTGTGGATTCAACTTAGTTGCGGGATCAACCTAGTTCAACATATGTAtacagaaagagagagagagagatagaatCTTACTTGCCGGATACATTCAGAAATCCACTCAGAAGTTACTGTCTGCATCCCCCATTTACACGCGGCTTCATACTTTGGGCCATTAGTGAACTTACAAAGTAGATGTGTAACCTTTTTACTCAGTTTTTCTGTGAATTTAGCTCCAAGAACAAAACACAGATTTCTTAACAGCAGCCTATCTTTCTCTTCGTACTGCGAAACGCAGAACCGAAATGCTTCAAATCCAGGTAAAGGAATTTTGCAGGGAACTGGTGAGTAGATGATGTGGCTTCCAACATCTGGCATGCAGGCATCCttcaaaaataaagtcccaagTCTTTGAGGTTTACTATCTTTTAAAATGTAACATTCACCAAAATTATTACAAGACTAATCATACAAAAGAATATTGAAACTGATAAGCTCTATTCAAACAAATTACAGAGGTTTCATGACCTTCAAAAAGCAAATTTCATTTCTATCTTGAATTATGATTGAAGTAAATCAGCTTACATATCCAGTCATAATTTGAGCTATTTCCACACCTTCTAATCAACGTGAGAAACAATACATTTTTACTTAATAAAATTGAAAACCTTAGATTAGAGCTACCTTGAATTCAAACTTGAAAATGATTTTTTAATTGGAGGGTGTGCCACATCAATCTTTTTCCTATTGTTGTTTGTACATTTTCTAAAGTAGATCaataatcaaaccaaaaaaaaaaatggagagcaTGTTACTATAACAAACATTTAATAAAGATACAAATTTAACTTTTGATAGGATGGGATTGTTCTTATTCAACCAGTCCAACAAGATGGTTCGGTCACATTTTGGTGAGGTGGCAATCCTGAAGATTGTCAAATCTCCTTCAAATTTGAACAATCTTCACAAAATTGAAAGATCTAAAGAAAACAACAACCAAATGGAACCACATGTAACCTAGAAGTTTATACATATCCTGGATGTCAAATTATTTATATTCGCTGTTTTCATTTCATTATTTTCATCCTCTACATCCTAGAGAGTGAAGAGTTCATCAGATACTCAAATGTGACAATCCTATTAACTAGTAAATAATGTTGAGCCGCGGCAGTAGATACTCCTAATGGGACTTGACTAATACTGTATTACCTTCTGGAAGACTGAAACGGAAAACATTATTATGTTGAGCAGGTGATGAGGATTCACAGCGAATTTGATGGGGTCAACACCCGTCCATGTGGCAGTTGGCTGAGACCCTACTTTCAGGGTCTACGCTCAGCCTTTAAATCCACTATCACATGCACCTGGTACCAGCACCACCAGAAATTCTGGCTGATCTAGGAGTTTTCTCAAATTTGGCATTAGGGAAACAAGTTTTGAAACACTACGTTCCAGTCGAACTGTACAGTTTTTCACTTTTAATTTAACTTCTGAATACTAAAATAGAAGACTAAGGACATGCGGAATAAAGCAAATGAAATATCAAAATAACTCTGGTGAAAAGCTGATAGGTTATTCCgatgaaaaataaagacaaaattaGTGATAAACAACCAAATGAAATGATGTTTAAAAAGTTGACACAAAATAAGGCCGCACCAATGATGGATGCATCTTTCAGAAAGTTATAGATCAATGGTGTTGGGTGACAGAAAAGAATGCACACAGGAGTGACTAAGAGTAGTGAGTACCTCTAAACAGGATCTGATCCAGTGGGTAGAAACAATAGTAGTCTGACTTTGAGAAACATTTCCCGCCTTGGTCACCAGACCATGACATTCAACAGTAAAATTCACATTAAACTCACTCTGACCATCCACGATCTCTCCTCCCCCTTGCTTTATCCATTCGACAATCTCAGCTCTCTGCCAATACCATTTCCAAACCAGGTAACATTAAAATGGGAAATCAGAAAAATTGAAGTGCGGTGGAAAGATATGGTGCATTTTCTCCCTTAATACAATGGGAAAATATGTAAGTGTTCCCAAATTCACTGTTTATGTCTTAAATATGGTGAGATAAGAAAAGGCAATAAAAACTCACCCGATCTAGAGGAAAAGAACTCGAAAACCGAAAAACAGATCCCCTAAAAATATTAGATGAGTTCTTCTTAACCATAGAGCTTTCTTGCTTGCTTGCTTCCATGGTTTTCCTTTCTTCAGTTTGCTCTCGAGGCATACTAGGCCGAAAACATTGCGTCAAATGATCTGGCACGCTTGGAGGGGTAATTAAGTTGTGTCCTTGCCTTGTACCTATTTTTGTTGCTTTATCAGGGCATACAGAATCTAaacaatggaagcagcagcaaaAAATTAGAAACCGTGTCAAGAATGTACTTTCATAACGTTGTAACTCAAAAGGGTCAACATATCAAAGAATTGCATTCCATGAAAACATGGGCAGTAGCCAGTTGGTACAAATGCAATTGTACTGAAAAGACAATTTCAACTTTTCAAGCTACACAGGTAGAGCGAGGGTTGAAACTTTTGCAAAGACACTGAGGTGTGCCATTGACAACTCCAATTTATTTGTGTTTGGCCACAATAACTCATGATTTTGAAAGGAATCTATCCTATGAACTCAGAAAACTGGATACGGGCTTGCAAAACCATAAATCCTtaacatgtccatttttaaaaagCAAACACTCAttaatgaatgaaaagaaaaaccaaagaaaaaatataatgcagggGGGATATACACATAACCTAATGAGATGTCCATTCACATTGAGTGAAAACTCAATACAAGTACCAGTAGGTAACCACTTTCTTTCGAGCCAGAAGGCAGTAAGCATATAAATAAGGAAGGCCCGACCAGATCCCTAAAATTTGTGTTTGAGCATTTTCTAGTCcatgcaaaagattttcaagattCCTTTTACGCAACTTTGAGCTGACTAGAAAGATTTAACATTCATAAGGTCGTATGTGATAATAGTATAATTCACATTCTAGATTTCCATAATATGTTAGCAATTCAAATTCTACAAAACTGAGGATTCATTGTACAAAAGTGTGGTAAGAATTTTCATTTTCTGTGAAATACTATTCTTTGAC
Coding sequences within:
- the LOC113346246 gene encoding F-box/LRR-repeat protein At2g40920-like gives rise to the protein MINTTSKRRIIVDDDNNPDHPASSLIVDDVVVYHMLSRLSVKSLMRLKCVCKRWKLIIEQDPHFIKSHLNYSETRPGLFVLLPKSAAGGASDYESFILAVLHITGRAANLHAVRKTKLSYREILGHIAGLFCFVDNRAVRIYNVSTMESTPRIKSTVCMNIEKDNGIVEEEPRCYFGFDPTTKKHKALFVWG
- the LOC113346196 gene encoding DNA topoisomerase 2-binding protein 1-A-like isoform X2 — its product is MERTKSFKGSNVFLSRNLVLPDKFDAVHDSLKQNGAEVFLCCDPSRSGTNDYHVISGPSHDKFEDLLAKGCKLLGTELVISCGKENRALPKNKGFTCCLAMDGVKVLATGFDNKEKGKIEKLVTAMGGVFQTRAALDTDFVICKNVLSGKYKWGLHTLKKPVITINWLYQCWSEHRLVPHEPCRVLPFSGLTICFTRIAADVRKEMENLIVHNGGQYSGDLTRNCTHLISDAPEGDKYRVAQKWGHVRIVTKDWLRDSFNRKVYLPEDAYLVQGITMSANHVLKNKLREKNYQDKKSTNSQSGPGPIAADSEATLSQNISSAISDSTVIMKGEEGIEVPPPSKIEDKEDTLDSCVADDSQSEDSGLYLSDCRILLVGFHAAEMRKLVNKVRRGGGSRYMAFNDRLTHIVVGTPTENERRELRRYTAAGVIYVVRAVWLDDCDREKKELPVSKRHVVPDLILPKDSVCPDKATKIGTRQGHNLITPPSVPDHLTQCFRPSMPREQTEERKTMEASKQESSMVKKNSSNIFRGSVFRFSSSFPLDRRAEIVEWIKQGGGEIVDGQSEFNVNFTVECHGLVTKAGNVSQSQTTIVSTHWIRSCLEDACMPDVGSHIIYSPVPCKIPLPGFEAFRFCVSQYEEKDRLLLRNLCFVLGAKFTEKLSKKVTHLLCKFTNGPKYEAACKWGMQTVTSEWISECIRQNAVVSAHPFRPKEMTAQDREAGLATMSQYTTQAARMISGEDVPSQSQGQSQFAMNSSRTFGKKSTNLSVEAEYPSATNKKRAKVSANNDKIDLLPLDVCANVSSCTMKSIKTSEGGNIRDDGSHDVPDVAAAIEDLLEESSKIFSPDHSIITQNPATSHSAIQISTSWLSRKEKQDDGNQCDSSSVQGVNEHRTYDGFSETQTESQVVVYEEDLSGRQMMIDRHRTRSSMT
- the LOC113346196 gene encoding DNA topoisomerase 2-binding protein 1-A-like isoform X1, translated to MERTKSFKGSNVFLSRNLVLPDKFDAVHDSLKQNGAEVFLCCDPSRSGTNDYHVISGPSHDKFEDLLAKGCKLLGTELVISCGKENRALPKNKGFTCCLAMDGVKVLATGFDNKEKGKIEKLVTAMGGVFQTRAALDTDFVICKNVLSGKYKWGLHTLKKPVITINWLYQCWSEHRLVPHEPCRVLPFSGLTICFTRIAADVRKEMENLIVHNGGQYSGDLTRNCTHLISDAPEGDKYRVAQKWGHVRIVTKDWLRDSFNRKVYLPEDAYLVQGITMSANHVLKNKLREKNYQDKKSTNSQSGPGPIAADSEATLSQNISSAISDSTVIMKGEEGIEVPPPSKIEDKEDTLDSCVADDSQSEDSGLYLSDCRILLVGFHAAEMRKLVNKVRRGGGSRYMAFNDRLTHIVVGTPTENERRELRRYTAAGVIYVVRAVWLDDCDREKKELPVSKRHVVPDLILPKDSVCPDKATKIGTRQGHNLITPPSVPDHLTQCFRPSMPREQTEERKTMEASKQESSMVKKNSSNIFRGSVFRFSSSFPLDRRAEIVEWIKQGGGEIVDGQSEFNVNFTVECHGLVTKAGNVSQSQTTIVSTHWIRSCLEDACMPDVGSHIIYSPVPCKIPLPGFEAFRFCVSQYEEKDRLLLRNLCFVLGAKFTEKLSKKVTHLLCKFTNGPKYEAACKWGMQTVTSEWISECIRQNAVVSAHPFRPKEMTAQDREAGLATMSQYTTQAARMISGEDVPSQSQGQSQFAMNSSRTFGKKSTNLSVEAEYPSATNKKRAKVSANNDKIDLLPLDVCANVSSCTMKSIKTSEGGNIRDDGSHDVPDVAAAIEDLLEESSKIQDMALSGRTISDRSIFSPDHSIITQNPATSHSAIQISTSWLSRKEKQDDGNQCDSSSVQGVNEHRTYDGFSETQTESQVVVYEEDLSGRQMMIDRHRTRSSMT